The following proteins come from a genomic window of Leptospira bandrabouensis:
- a CDS encoding arsenate reductase family protein, whose amino-acid sequence MNLQIFGTKKCKESKKAQLFFQERRIPFQFINLQEKEMSKGELRSILGSVSLDDLIDTESKVYEDKNLKYMLYDKEEALLTNPLLFKTPIVRDGKRATIGFVPDIWKQWISDSKK is encoded by the coding sequence ATGAACCTCCAAATCTTCGGAACCAAAAAATGCAAAGAATCGAAGAAGGCGCAGTTGTTCTTCCAGGAACGCCGAATCCCTTTTCAATTCATCAACCTCCAAGAAAAAGAAATGAGCAAGGGTGAGCTAAGGTCAATTTTAGGAAGTGTCAGTTTGGATGATTTGATTGATACAGAATCAAAAGTCTACGAAGACAAAAATCTAAAATACATGTTATACGACAAAGAAGAAGCTCTTCTCACAAACCCCCTCCTATTCAAAACACCAATCGTTCGTGATGGAAAACGTGCGACCATTGGATTTGTTCCTGATATTTGGAAACAATGGATTTCAGATTCCAAAAAATAA
- a CDS encoding LIC_11366 family protein, which produces MSRCIVILSFLVFMISSITLSHLSAEPSGIEVGLRYGGGERVPGRFDGDLKQFSSTVSPLIASDVSLSGGRSTNLYEGFFRFLLDSRSRVGFVIGRNDWQMLQLTEVTSDYYYTKLTSEIYSYHILGMYYFTVPVFRNWEWESGLGGGFTSADWNVRGFSAGGGLPPDSQYFNQRGRLRGSGLAYRAETAINHRLYENTFFQLGLGYHHVAIDKFSGNYNGETSSFYIRADGKVGVLDDTRVIDATVSTAQTFRRLDMNSGSWVLYFSVFQRFLD; this is translated from the coding sequence ATGTCAAGATGTATTGTGATCCTTTCGTTTCTGGTTTTTATGATTTCTTCTATCACCCTCTCCCACTTGTCCGCAGAACCTTCCGGGATAGAAGTCGGATTACGTTACGGCGGTGGTGAAAGAGTCCCTGGACGATTCGATGGAGACCTGAAACAATTTTCCTCTACGGTCAGTCCTCTCATAGCATCAGATGTTTCCTTAAGTGGAGGAAGGTCCACAAATTTGTATGAAGGATTTTTTCGATTCTTACTAGACTCAAGGTCTCGAGTGGGATTTGTCATTGGACGAAATGATTGGCAGATGCTTCAACTAACAGAAGTTACAAGTGACTATTATTACACAAAACTAACCTCGGAAATCTATTCTTATCATATTCTTGGAATGTATTATTTTACCGTACCGGTATTTCGAAATTGGGAATGGGAAAGTGGATTGGGTGGAGGATTTACATCTGCCGACTGGAACGTTCGTGGTTTTTCGGCAGGCGGTGGTTTACCCCCAGACTCCCAATACTTCAACCAAAGAGGTAGACTGAGAGGAAGTGGACTTGCTTACAGGGCAGAAACTGCCATCAATCATCGGTTATACGAAAATACGTTTTTCCAATTAGGTCTCGGATACCATCACGTTGCCATTGACAAGTTTAGCGGGAACTACAATGGAGAAACTTCCAGTTTTTATATCCGGGCCGATGGTAAGGTAGGAGTTTTGGATGATACAAGAGTCATTGATGCCACTGTGAGCACTGCACAAACTTTTCGAAGGTTGGATATGAATTCAGGATCATGGGTTCTCTATTTTTCAGTGTTCCAAAGGTTTTTGGATTGA
- the asd gene encoding archaetidylserine decarboxylase (Phosphatidylserine decarboxylase is synthesized as a single chain precursor. Generation of the pyruvoyl active site from a Ser is coupled to cleavage of a Gly-Ser bond between the larger (beta) and smaller (alpha chains). It is an integral membrane protein.) produces the protein METLFQNGSKFNLILGSDILSPYFYLILVASIYLSFRLGFPQIRFLFLALKILTGNMDFKGSKGQLVHSQAFFAGIGSSLLAGSVIGTALAIAYGGIGVLFWIWVMSLLVMPIRFVSSTLAVKFRNQLPSGRYLSGPMYFIEKALRAKWLAVAFSLASLVTVLLFGGIFPFVGLTYITKEGLSLSGLSGPISISVILLFIVIGGVRRVGRAASILAPVGIILFVFGYITLFSNGMISFFGFLSDVTKEAFSIKALQGGGAFGILRGLSVSLSTFFLSTETAVGKSSGIAGVVRTDYAAKQGLVSMLASFFEGFIMATLVGFVLYSYGAVNLDTILSFPDRILEQKDSLSAILFFISFLCFGVLSLAGWFYSGEQNAFYVFGEKFSNFFRMLFIGSTLGFSYLYVKYGVDVLSFVMHWGYIAAVITSVPLLVSLMLLGKSANLELKKYLSESGARYEIFKDIYLLFLTLLPKNLISKIFGYFSMFKMPRFMMIPILKAFAKAYKINLSEAELEIKEYASLNQFFTRALRAEARIIDSAPNAVVSPTDSKITSFGNINQSTIIQAKGIDYSVKELLGSEKYYPYFTNGKYITFYLSPQDYHRIHSPFAGQILGYYYEPGKLFPVNDLAVLNIRGLFPKNERLITFLQTEYGKIAVIKVGASNVGKIRVTYDNKIVTNNWIRFAKEHHYKDVSIMIDKGSELGRFEMGSTVILVFENDTIDLTNISLGDKIQYGTTVGNFRSKTMKLPVKP, from the coding sequence ATGGAAACACTCTTTCAAAACGGATCTAAGTTTAATCTGATTTTAGGATCGGACATTCTCAGCCCTTATTTTTATCTTATCCTTGTCGCCTCAATTTATTTGAGTTTTCGGTTGGGATTTCCTCAAATTCGTTTTCTCTTTCTGGCACTCAAAATCCTTACCGGCAATATGGACTTCAAAGGTTCCAAGGGCCAGTTGGTTCATTCGCAGGCCTTCTTTGCCGGAATTGGCTCATCACTTTTGGCAGGTTCGGTCATCGGGACAGCGCTCGCTATCGCTTACGGTGGAATTGGTGTTCTTTTTTGGATTTGGGTGATGAGCCTTCTTGTGATGCCCATTCGCTTTGTTTCCTCCACCTTAGCTGTAAAATTTCGAAACCAATTACCAAGTGGTCGTTATCTTTCTGGTCCGATGTATTTTATTGAAAAAGCACTTCGTGCCAAGTGGCTTGCGGTAGCATTTTCTTTGGCGAGTCTAGTTACTGTTCTTTTGTTTGGTGGGATTTTTCCTTTTGTAGGCCTCACTTATATTACAAAAGAGGGTTTGAGTTTATCTGGACTTTCTGGCCCCATTTCCATTTCAGTAATTTTATTATTTATCGTTATAGGTGGCGTTAGGCGAGTGGGTCGTGCCGCTTCTATCCTTGCCCCAGTAGGAATCATTCTTTTTGTTTTTGGGTATATCACACTTTTTTCAAATGGGATGATTTCCTTTTTTGGATTCTTATCTGATGTTACCAAAGAAGCTTTTTCCATCAAAGCCTTGCAAGGTGGTGGAGCCTTTGGGATTTTACGTGGACTTTCTGTTTCGCTTAGTACTTTCTTTTTATCAACAGAAACTGCGGTAGGGAAGTCTTCGGGGATTGCCGGTGTGGTTCGGACTGATTACGCCGCAAAACAAGGGTTAGTGAGTATGCTTGCTTCCTTCTTTGAAGGTTTTATTATGGCGACTCTCGTTGGATTTGTTTTGTATTCTTATGGTGCGGTCAATTTAGATACCATTCTTTCTTTTCCGGATAGAATTTTAGAACAAAAAGATTCTTTATCTGCCATTTTGTTTTTTATTTCCTTTTTATGTTTTGGAGTTTTAAGCCTTGCTGGTTGGTTCTATAGCGGCGAACAAAATGCATTTTATGTATTTGGTGAAAAGTTTTCCAATTTTTTTAGAATGTTGTTTATTGGATCGACTCTAGGTTTTTCTTATCTTTATGTAAAGTATGGCGTAGATGTTCTATCCTTTGTGATGCACTGGGGTTATATTGCTGCAGTGATAACCAGTGTTCCACTCCTAGTTTCCCTTATGTTACTTGGCAAATCTGCCAATTTGGAACTCAAAAAATACCTTTCCGAATCTGGAGCCAGGTATGAAATTTTCAAAGACATTTATCTTTTGTTTTTGACCTTACTTCCTAAAAACCTGATCTCCAAAATTTTTGGTTATTTTTCCATGTTTAAGATGCCACGGTTTATGATGATCCCCATCTTAAAGGCATTTGCGAAGGCTTATAAAATCAACTTAAGTGAAGCAGAACTCGAAATTAAAGAATATGCCTCACTCAATCAGTTTTTTACAAGAGCACTTCGTGCCGAAGCAAGGATCATTGACTCTGCTCCCAATGCAGTTGTATCTCCTACCGATTCTAAAATCACAAGTTTTGGTAATATCAACCAATCCACTATCATTCAGGCAAAAGGGATTGATTACTCCGTAAAAGAATTGTTAGGTTCTGAAAAGTATTATCCTTATTTTACGAACGGAAAATACATTACCTTTTATTTGTCTCCGCAAGATTACCATCGCATTCACAGTCCTTTTGCCGGACAGATCCTTGGTTATTACTACGAACCGGGAAAACTTTTCCCAGTAAACGATTTGGCGGTTCTCAATATCCGGGGGCTTTTTCCTAAAAACGAAAGGCTTATCACCTTCTTACAGACCGAATACGGTAAAATTGCCGTCATTAAAGTGGGAGCGTCTAACGTAGGAAAGATTCGTGTGACCTATGACAATAAAATTGTCACAAACAACTGGATCCGTTTTGCAAAGGAACATCATTACAAAGATGTATCCATCATGATCGACAAAGGGTCTGAACTAGGTCGATTCGAGATGGGTTCCACAGTCATTCTTGTTTTTGAAAATGATACCATCGACTTGACAAACATTTCTCTCGGTGACAAAATCCAATACGGGACGACGGTTGGGAATTTCCGTTCTAAAACAATGAAACTACCGGTGAAACCTTAA
- a CDS encoding DUF971 domain-containing protein, giving the protein MSNSQFATIPKEISFDEDSLYIEWKDGHGSKYSLLDLRKKCPCATCRGGHGGKVGDATGHIQSIKLLSWTKVGRYAISIVWSDYHNTGIYSYDNLRAYSDGLASAFD; this is encoded by the coding sequence ATGTCGAATTCACAGTTTGCCACCATACCGAAAGAAATTTCTTTCGATGAGGATTCTCTTTATATCGAGTGGAAAGATGGTCACGGTTCCAAATATTCGCTTTTGGATCTTAGGAAAAAATGCCCTTGTGCCACCTGTCGTGGGGGGCATGGCGGGAAAGTGGGGGATGCCACTGGTCATATCCAGTCCATCAAACTCCTTTCCTGGACCAAAGTGGGTAGGTATGCCATTTCTATTGTCTGGAGTGATTACCATAACACAGGGATTTACTCTTATGACAATCTCCGTGCCTATTCGGACGGACTGGCGAGTGCTTTCGACTAA
- the fliN gene encoding flagellar motor switch protein FliN, whose amino-acid sequence MGEGSLSQDEIDALLQGADDTFDLSSLSGAASSSSDNLSPIDRDIISDVIGSAFQVAGNTLGTILAKNTRFMNPATESSSSTDIQKELGTKSVSLFSTISGSLAGRACLIMAQENAAKIAGVMMGGMTPPGQLDNAQLQTLKDSLSPILGTVTAQIGMKLGGAMSGSPPEIALVNSGRDLQLPDDNNLVKTSLSLNIDGVGSFKVYYVIALSMANSILDIQKGGGQKQQQQSGGMNVNMQPNMGMGGGQSSVGIKGVNFPSLATAGGGPGQTNLNLLMDVQMALTVELGRTKMYIKDILGLGEGSIIELDKLAGEPVDLLVNGKLIAKGEVVVIDENFGVRVTDIVSPTDRLKGEK is encoded by the coding sequence ATGGGTGAAGGTTCACTCTCACAAGACGAGATAGACGCATTACTACAAGGTGCGGATGATACATTCGACCTCTCTTCCTTAAGTGGCGCCGCAAGTTCGTCATCGGACAACCTATCTCCAATTGACCGCGACATTATTTCTGATGTGATCGGCTCTGCATTCCAGGTGGCGGGGAACACACTTGGCACGATCTTGGCAAAAAACACTCGTTTTATGAACCCTGCCACCGAATCGAGCTCCTCTACCGATATCCAAAAGGAACTCGGAACCAAATCCGTAAGTTTGTTTTCAACGATTAGCGGAAGTTTGGCGGGACGGGCTTGTCTCATTATGGCCCAAGAGAATGCAGCAAAAATTGCAGGTGTGATGATGGGAGGAATGACTCCTCCCGGTCAACTTGATAATGCACAACTGCAAACCCTAAAAGATTCTTTATCTCCCATTTTGGGGACGGTAACGGCACAAATTGGGATGAAACTTGGTGGCGCCATGTCTGGTAGTCCACCAGAAATCGCTCTTGTAAATTCTGGTCGCGATTTACAACTACCAGATGACAACAATTTGGTGAAAACCTCTCTCAGTTTGAATATTGATGGAGTAGGTTCCTTTAAAGTTTATTATGTAATCGCATTGTCTATGGCTAACTCCATTTTGGATATCCAAAAGGGTGGTGGTCAAAAACAACAACAACAGTCCGGTGGAATGAATGTCAACATGCAACCTAACATGGGTATGGGTGGTGGACAATCTTCTGTTGGTATCAAAGGTGTAAATTTTCCTTCTCTGGCGACAGCAGGTGGTGGTCCAGGCCAAACTAACCTCAACCTTCTGATGGATGTGCAAATGGCACTTACCGTGGAACTGGGAAGAACCAAAATGTACATCAAAGATATTTTGGGTTTGGGTGAAGGTTCTATCATCGAACTAGATAAGTTAGCGGGTGAACCAGTGGATTTACTTGTGAACGGCAAACTTATCGCCAAAGGTGAGGTTGTGGTTATCGATGAAAACTTCGGGGTTCGTGTTACCGATATCGTAAGTCCTACCGATCGACTCAAAGGCGAAAAATGA
- a CDS encoding FliO/MopB family protein has translation MYFCFALVFFSAPILSQSTETKELDQILRQELGDTKSKPADVGNPNSGPKFEGSSNSSKTNPGSETKVSEETNLIQERYADTSDDSPSATWILLKILIVLSILVGAGYFLILQMQKTKSAKYPVKGFMKVLSSLPLSATQSVQIVEVGGRTLVIGVADGSVSLLTEVTSPDEKSQIQKMKEEADPYVPNFLETVLESLQSKAQRKIRINPSKMESLESDGALEIQRKAKEGLERLRKHRELLEGGET, from the coding sequence ATGTACTTTTGTTTTGCTCTCGTTTTCTTTTCTGCACCCATCCTTTCTCAATCGACAGAAACAAAGGAACTGGACCAAATCCTTCGTCAGGAATTGGGAGATACAAAATCCAAACCAGCCGATGTTGGTAATCCCAATTCGGGTCCAAAATTTGAAGGATCTTCTAACTCCAGTAAAACGAATCCTGGTTCGGAAACAAAGGTTTCGGAAGAAACAAACCTCATCCAAGAAAGGTATGCAGATACTTCCGATGATTCTCCTTCTGCCACTTGGATACTACTTAAGATTTTAATTGTCTTAAGTATACTGGTTGGTGCTGGTTATTTTCTTATCCTACAAATGCAAAAAACAAAGTCGGCAAAATATCCTGTAAAAGGGTTTATGAAGGTTTTGTCTAGTTTGCCACTTTCGGCCACACAATCAGTTCAGATTGTCGAAGTGGGTGGTCGAACACTTGTTATCGGCGTTGCCGATGGTTCGGTAAGTTTACTCACAGAAGTGACTTCTCCCGACGAAAAATCACAAATCCAAAAAATGAAAGAGGAAGCCGATCCTTATGTTCCTAATTTTTTGGAAACGGTTCTGGAAAGTTTACAATCAAAAGCACAGAGGAAAATTAGGATCAATCCTTCCAAAATGGAAAGTTTGGAATCCGACGGGGCTCTTGAGATCCAAAGAAAGGCCAAAGAAGGTTTGGAAAGACTTCGTAAACACCGTGAACTGTTAGAAGGAGGGGAAACGTGA
- the fliP gene encoding flagellar type III secretion system pore protein FliP (The bacterial flagellar biogenesis protein FliP forms a type III secretion system (T3SS)-type pore required for flagellar assembly.), whose product MRSRFFSFIKRHKSIIFLIGILFLISAGGFTGLMAQDKGTRIPIPNLSFNVNEAKGPKETSLSLMILFLVTILSLAPAIVMSVTSFTKVVIVFDFVRRALSLQNLPPNQVMMGLALFVTFFIMAPTIGKVNDEALQPYLNGKIDQTAMMEGSMKHLRQFMIRQLGKDGTKDVALFLKIGKVQNVKSFEDVPSYVLVPAFMLSEIKKAFIIGIYIFIPFIVIDLIVASALLAMGFMMLPPVMISLPLKLILFILIDGWNLLVLELVRSYK is encoded by the coding sequence GTGAGATCTCGTTTTTTTTCCTTTATAAAGAGACATAAATCTATTATTTTTCTCATTGGGATTTTGTTCCTGATTTCCGCTGGTGGGTTTACGGGCCTTATGGCCCAAGATAAGGGAACAAGAATCCCTATTCCGAATTTATCATTTAACGTAAACGAGGCGAAAGGTCCAAAAGAAACAAGTTTATCTCTGATGATCCTTTTTCTTGTGACCATTCTCTCTTTGGCACCAGCCATCGTGATGAGTGTCACTTCGTTTACAAAGGTTGTGATCGTATTTGATTTTGTGAGAAGGGCACTCTCGTTACAAAACTTACCACCAAACCAGGTGATGATGGGCCTTGCTCTCTTTGTTACTTTTTTTATTATGGCACCTACCATCGGTAAGGTGAATGATGAAGCCCTCCAACCATACTTAAATGGAAAAATTGACCAAACGGCGATGATGGAAGGTTCCATGAAACATTTGCGTCAATTTATGATCAGGCAATTAGGAAAAGATGGAACCAAAGATGTTGCTTTGTTTTTGAAAATTGGAAAAGTACAAAATGTCAAATCCTTTGAGGATGTTCCTTCTTATGTTTTAGTTCCTGCTTTTATGTTAAGTGAAATCAAAAAAGCATTTATCATTGGTATTTATATCTTTATTCCTTTTATCGTAATCGATCTCATTGTGGCGTCTGCCCTTCTTGCCATGGGTTTTATGATGTTGCCCCCTGTAATGATATCACTTCCTTTGAAACTCATCCTCTTTATCCTGATCGATGGATGGAACTTACTTGTATTGGAACTAGTAAGGAGTTATAAATGA
- the fliQ gene encoding flagellar biosynthesis protein FliQ, producing the protein MTEVDVVNLLREAFIVTLKISSPILITALVVGLIVGILQTTTSIQEPTIAFVPKLVSIFAVIVFFSAWMVRVMTDYTREIFFMIEKI; encoded by the coding sequence ATGACAGAGGTTGATGTTGTAAATTTACTTAGAGAAGCGTTCATTGTGACTCTAAAAATTTCCAGTCCTATTCTGATCACGGCACTGGTAGTGGGACTCATTGTTGGAATTTTACAAACAACCACTTCTATCCAAGAACCAACAATTGCTTTTGTTCCCAAACTGGTTTCTATTTTTGCGGTGATAGTTTTTTTCTCCGCATGGATGGTGCGAGTCATGACCGACTATACCCGCGAAATTTTTTTTATGATAGAAAAGATATGA
- the fliR gene encoding flagellar biosynthetic protein FliR: MEAFVLHFQSFLLVLVRLLGLFLVAPFFSSESINFSLRMIFSFMVSLIVYPVVATYMPPVPGHMINYGILIITEILVGVFIGFLVSLVFAAFQMAGEFFNNQIGFGYTEILDPVTQNSLPAIGTMKNLMATALFLVIGAHRFLIETLAYSFEKIRIISFTGKVNAGLYRLMEEAIGAMFVVAFKIALPVMGILFLVSLAEGLMGKAAQQMNVMSMSFPLKVFIGTLTLIATLTFIATQMVQGIQISMDKASLLIREWPNL; this comes from the coding sequence ATGGAAGCATTCGTTTTACACTTTCAATCATTTCTTTTGGTTTTAGTCCGCCTGCTCGGACTATTCCTTGTAGCGCCTTTTTTTTCATCGGAATCGATTAATTTTTCTCTTAGGATGATCTTTTCCTTTATGGTTTCTCTTATTGTTTATCCGGTGGTGGCAACATATATGCCACCTGTTCCTGGGCATATGATTAACTACGGAATCTTAATTATCACTGAGATTTTGGTGGGAGTTTTTATTGGATTTCTCGTCTCACTCGTGTTTGCTGCCTTTCAAATGGCGGGTGAATTTTTTAACAACCAAATTGGGTTTGGTTATACGGAGATTTTAGATCCTGTGACCCAAAACTCACTTCCCGCCATTGGAACCATGAAGAACTTAATGGCAACGGCCCTCTTTCTTGTGATTGGGGCACACCGGTTTCTCATCGAAACACTAGCGTATTCCTTTGAAAAAATTCGAATCATTTCTTTTACGGGAAAGGTAAATGCTGGACTATATCGTTTGATGGAAGAGGCGATCGGAGCTATGTTTGTTGTGGCATTTAAGATCGCTTTACCCGTGATGGGGATCCTTTTTTTAGTTTCTCTTGCAGAAGGACTAATGGGAAAGGCAGCACAACAAATGAATGTGATGTCCATGTCTTTCCCTTTGAAAGTTTTTATTGGAACCCTCACTCTCATTGCCACTCTTACCTTTATCGCCACACAAATGGTACAAGGCATCCAGATATCTATGGATAAGGCAAGTTTACTCATTCGGGAGTGGCCCAACTTATGA
- a CDS encoding EscU/YscU/HrcU family type III secretion system export apparatus switch protein, translating into MKEWIKFVFGWDNTEIIIWIKSLFGDFESFLNVTFPNLQSETLAKPVCFSSGYYEIDLQLFAAADEGRTEPPSERRRREEKEKGNVPKSNEVASTLVLLGGTGVLFILGDTFIRNTAIFIKKYLPMGMKLDRFGAEEFRVILAGVSRDFFNLLWPVLAITVVFAIVGNVVQVGFMFSPRALSFRLDRITPNFKRVLPNRQTLFNLVKSLAKVVLIGVISYILISGDFLKVLLTGNMGMMQAISLITYSGFKIMMAAGLLLLGIAVADFFFQKSEFEESLKQTPSEAKREMKEDSGDPVMKNRRMQLARDMMQGNMLREVPKADVVITNPTHYSVALSYEMGRDSAPRVIAKGENRLALEIRRIARENDVPIVESPKQARLLYAQVEVGEEIPQEFFQAVVQILITLEKFKKKVGMA; encoded by the coding sequence ATGAAAGAATGGATAAAATTTGTATTCGGATGGGACAACACTGAAATTATAATTTGGATCAAATCATTGTTTGGTGATTTTGAATCTTTTTTGAATGTTACTTTTCCTAACCTGCAAAGCGAAACTTTGGCAAAACCTGTTTGTTTCTCCTCTGGTTACTATGAAATCGATCTTCAACTTTTTGCGGCGGCAGACGAGGGTCGAACAGAGCCACCAAGTGAACGCCGTAGGAGGGAAGAAAAGGAAAAAGGAAATGTTCCTAAATCCAATGAAGTTGCCTCCACCCTGGTATTGTTAGGTGGGACAGGGGTTCTTTTTATCTTGGGTGATACATTTATACGAAATACGGCTATTTTTATCAAAAAATACCTTCCTATGGGAATGAAACTGGACCGGTTTGGAGCAGAAGAGTTTCGGGTGATTCTTGCCGGAGTTTCACGTGATTTTTTTAATCTGCTTTGGCCAGTTCTTGCGATTACAGTAGTATTTGCCATCGTTGGAAATGTGGTGCAGGTAGGATTTATGTTTTCTCCGAGAGCACTTTCCTTTCGGTTGGATCGAATCACACCAAACTTTAAAAGGGTTTTACCAAACCGCCAAACCTTGTTTAATTTGGTGAAATCTCTCGCAAAAGTAGTGTTAATTGGCGTTATAAGTTATATTTTAATCTCTGGTGATTTTTTAAAAGTTCTACTCACAGGAAATATGGGGATGATGCAAGCCATCTCACTCATCACCTATTCTGGATTTAAAATCATGATGGCCGCAGGGCTTTTACTTTTGGGGATTGCTGTTGCTGATTTCTTCTTCCAAAAGTCTGAATTTGAAGAATCTCTCAAACAAACTCCTTCGGAAGCCAAACGAGAGATGAAAGAAGATTCGGGTGATCCTGTAATGAAAAATCGCAGGATGCAACTGGCACGTGACATGATGCAAGGGAATATGTTACGAGAAGTTCCCAAAGCAGACGTAGTCATCACAAACCCAACTCATTATTCCGTTGCACTTTCTTATGAAATGGGAAGGGATTCAGCGCCTCGTGTGATTGCAAAAGGGGAGAATCGCCTAGCGCTAGAAATACGAAGAATCGCTCGTGAAAATGATGTTCCCATCGTTGAAAGTCCCAAACAAGCACGTCTTTTATACGCACAAGTAGAAGTGGGAGAAGAGATCCCACAAGAATTCTTCCAGGCGGTGGTGCAAATCCTCATCACCCTTGAGAAGTTCAAAAAAAAAGTAGGAATGGCATAA